A single Leptolyngbya ohadii IS1 DNA region contains:
- a CDS encoding serine/threonine protein kinase — protein sequence MAIQAGQALQGGKYTLDQPLGQGGFGITFKATHHYLHRVMVIKTMNPELRQHPQYAKLEQQFQDEGRRLALCVHPNIVRVNDFFIENGVPYLVMDYVPGKTLDAIVLPNDPLPEAIAIQYISQVGAALETVHHNGLLHRDVKPQNIILREGTDQVVLIDFGIAREFTPGATQTHTSIITEGYAPIEQYLPQAKRTPATDVYGLAATLYALLTAQVPVSAILRDRQPMPAPRDIRPEITPATNQAPPTGVQRAAARTGIS from the coding sequence ATGGCAATTCAAGCTGGGCAAGCCTTACAGGGCGGTAAATACACCCTCGATCAGCCTCTAGGACAGGGGGGATTCGGCATTACATTTAAGGCAACCCACCATTACCTGCATCGCGTGATGGTGATTAAAACCATGAACCCCGAACTGCGGCAGCATCCTCAGTACGCCAAGCTAGAGCAGCAGTTTCAGGATGAAGGACGACGGCTTGCCCTTTGCGTGCATCCCAACATTGTGCGCGTCAATGATTTCTTTATCGAGAACGGGGTGCCCTATCTGGTCATGGACTATGTGCCGGGAAAAACCCTGGATGCCATCGTCCTCCCCAATGACCCCTTGCCGGAAGCGATCGCTATCCAGTATATCAGCCAGGTGGGAGCCGCTCTGGAAACTGTGCATCATAACGGACTGCTGCATCGGGACGTGAAGCCGCAAAACATTATTCTGCGGGAAGGCACCGATCAGGTTGTGCTGATCGACTTTGGCATTGCGCGGGAATTTACACCGGGAGCCACCCAGACCCACACCAGCATCATTACCGAAGGCTACGCGCCGATCGAGCAATACCTGCCCCAGGCAAAACGCACCCCCGCCACCGATGTCTATGGCTTAGCCGCAACGCTGTATGCCCTGCTGACCGCTCAGGTTCCCGTCTCGGCTATTCTGCGCGATCGTCAGCCGATGCCCGCCCCCCGTGATATCCGCCCAGAAATCACCCCCGCCACCAACCAAGCCCCGCCGACTGGAGTCCAACGAGCTGCGGCGAGAACAGGAATATCGTAA